The following are encoded in a window of Euwallacea fornicatus isolate EFF26 chromosome 21, ASM4011564v1, whole genome shotgun sequence genomic DNA:
- the sqd gene encoding RNA-binding protein squid isoform X2: protein MANQDSAMENGEDFSQDVTTDQSMEHAHNGGGDAPPADSGSADKPGKDDDRKLFIGGLSWETTDKELREYFSKYGEIDSINVKTDSMTGRSRGFAFIVFKDAASIDKVTEAGEHTINGKKVDPKKAKARHGKIFVGGLVPELTDDDIKEYFQQYGTVLEAEMPYDKVKSQRKGFCFITFESEQVVADLLKRPKQTIKEYEVDVKKATPKPDQMSYMMGRGGRGGRGGSRANWGGGYGGYGGYNQYGYDGYGPGYDYYGGGGGYGGYGNYDYSGYSGNYDQGYGYEGGYGGGRSNARGKANTRSPKKQWSQQQ from the exons ATGGCTAATCAAGACAGTGCAATGGAAAACGGAGAAGATTTTTCACAAGACGTCACCACAGATCAAAGTATGGAGCATGCACATAATGGTGGCGGTGACGCTCCGCCTGCCGATAGTGGATCCGCGGATAAACCTGGAAAAGATGACGACAG AAAGTTATTTATTGGCGGGTTAAGCTGGGAAACCACTGACA agGAGTTGCGGGAATACTTTAGCAAATATGGGGAAATCGATAGCATAAATGTAAAGACAGATTCCATGACTGGCAGGTCAAGGGGCTTTGCCTTCATCGTATTCAAAGATGCTGCCTCAATTGACAAAGTTACAGAAGCTGGAGAGCACACCATAAATGGAAAGAAAGTCGACCCAAAAAAGGCAAAAGCAAGACATGGGAAAATCTTTGTAGGGGGTTTGGTGCCTGAGCTGACTGACGATGATATCAAGGAGTACTTCCAACAATATGGAACT GTCCTCGAAGCTGAAATGCCCTATGACAAAGTGAAGAGCCAGCGAAAAGGATTCTGTTTCATCACGTTTGAGTCTGAACAAGTTGTCGCAGATTTGTTGAAAAGGCCGAAACAAACCATTAAAGAATATGAA gtTGACGTCAAAAAAGCTACACCAAAACCTGATCAAATGTCCTACATGATGGGAAGAGGAGGCCGAGGTGGTAGAGGCGGATCCAGAG ctaACTGGGGTGGTGGATATGGGGGTTATGGTGGATATAACCAATACGGCTACGATGGATACGGACCGGGATATGATTACTATGGCGGCGGCGGCGGTTATGGAGGCTACGGAAACTACGATTATTCTGGATACAGCGGAAATTACG ACCAAGGATATGGTTATGAAGGCGGATATGGAGGGGGACGCAGTAATGCTCGCGGAAAAG CGAACACCCGCTCTCCAAAGAAGCAATGGTCTCAACAGCAGTAA
- the sqd gene encoding RNA-binding protein squid isoform X4: MANQDSAMENGEDFSQDVTTDQSMEHAHNGGGDAPPADSGSADKPGKDDDRKLFIGGLSWETTDKELREYFSKYGEIDSINVKTDSMTGRSRGFAFIVFKDAASIDKVTEAGEHTINGKKVDPKKAKARHGKIFVGGLVPELTDDDIKEYFQQYGTVLEAEMPYDKVKSQRKGFCFITFESEQVVADLLKRPKQTIKEYEVDVKKATPKPDQMSYMMGRGGRGGRGGSRANWGGGYGGYGGYNQYGYDGYGPGYDYYGGGGGYGGYGNYDYSGYSGNYGGGNFQGKARGSGGARSGGNQRHQPY, translated from the exons ATGGCTAATCAAGACAGTGCAATGGAAAACGGAGAAGATTTTTCACAAGACGTCACCACAGATCAAAGTATGGAGCATGCACATAATGGTGGCGGTGACGCTCCGCCTGCCGATAGTGGATCCGCGGATAAACCTGGAAAAGATGACGACAG AAAGTTATTTATTGGCGGGTTAAGCTGGGAAACCACTGACA agGAGTTGCGGGAATACTTTAGCAAATATGGGGAAATCGATAGCATAAATGTAAAGACAGATTCCATGACTGGCAGGTCAAGGGGCTTTGCCTTCATCGTATTCAAAGATGCTGCCTCAATTGACAAAGTTACAGAAGCTGGAGAGCACACCATAAATGGAAAGAAAGTCGACCCAAAAAAGGCAAAAGCAAGACATGGGAAAATCTTTGTAGGGGGTTTGGTGCCTGAGCTGACTGACGATGATATCAAGGAGTACTTCCAACAATATGGAACT GTCCTCGAAGCTGAAATGCCCTATGACAAAGTGAAGAGCCAGCGAAAAGGATTCTGTTTCATCACGTTTGAGTCTGAACAAGTTGTCGCAGATTTGTTGAAAAGGCCGAAACAAACCATTAAAGAATATGAA gtTGACGTCAAAAAAGCTACACCAAAACCTGATCAAATGTCCTACATGATGGGAAGAGGAGGCCGAGGTGGTAGAGGCGGATCCAGAG ctaACTGGGGTGGTGGATATGGGGGTTATGGTGGATATAACCAATACGGCTACGATGGATACGGACCGGGATATGATTACTATGGCGGCGGCGGCGGTTATGGAGGCTACGGAAACTACGATTATTCTGGATACAGCGGAAATTACG GTGGTGGCAACTTCCAGGGTAAAGCTAGGGGCAGCGGCGGCGCCAGGAGTGGCGGAAATCAGAGGCACCAGCCCTACTAG
- the sqd gene encoding RNA-binding protein squid isoform X1, producing MANQDSAMENGEDFSQDVTTDQSMEHAHNGGGDAPPADSGSADKPGKDDDRKLFIGGLSWETTDKELREYFSKYGEIDSINVKTDSMTGRSRGFAFIVFKDAASIDKVTEAGEHTINGKKVDPKKAKARHGKIFVGGLVPELTDDDIKEYFQQYGTVLEAEMPYDKVKSQRKGFCFITFESEQVVADLLKRPKQTIKEYEVDVKKATPKPDQMSYMMGRGGRGGRGGSRANWGGGYGGYGGYNQYGYDGYGPGYDYYGGGGGYGGYGNYDYSGYSGNYDQGYGYEGGYGGGRSNARGKGGGNFQGKARGSGGARSGGNQRHQPY from the exons ATGGCTAATCAAGACAGTGCAATGGAAAACGGAGAAGATTTTTCACAAGACGTCACCACAGATCAAAGTATGGAGCATGCACATAATGGTGGCGGTGACGCTCCGCCTGCCGATAGTGGATCCGCGGATAAACCTGGAAAAGATGACGACAG AAAGTTATTTATTGGCGGGTTAAGCTGGGAAACCACTGACA agGAGTTGCGGGAATACTTTAGCAAATATGGGGAAATCGATAGCATAAATGTAAAGACAGATTCCATGACTGGCAGGTCAAGGGGCTTTGCCTTCATCGTATTCAAAGATGCTGCCTCAATTGACAAAGTTACAGAAGCTGGAGAGCACACCATAAATGGAAAGAAAGTCGACCCAAAAAAGGCAAAAGCAAGACATGGGAAAATCTTTGTAGGGGGTTTGGTGCCTGAGCTGACTGACGATGATATCAAGGAGTACTTCCAACAATATGGAACT GTCCTCGAAGCTGAAATGCCCTATGACAAAGTGAAGAGCCAGCGAAAAGGATTCTGTTTCATCACGTTTGAGTCTGAACAAGTTGTCGCAGATTTGTTGAAAAGGCCGAAACAAACCATTAAAGAATATGAA gtTGACGTCAAAAAAGCTACACCAAAACCTGATCAAATGTCCTACATGATGGGAAGAGGAGGCCGAGGTGGTAGAGGCGGATCCAGAG ctaACTGGGGTGGTGGATATGGGGGTTATGGTGGATATAACCAATACGGCTACGATGGATACGGACCGGGATATGATTACTATGGCGGCGGCGGCGGTTATGGAGGCTACGGAAACTACGATTATTCTGGATACAGCGGAAATTACG ACCAAGGATATGGTTATGAAGGCGGATATGGAGGGGGACGCAGTAATGCTCGCGGAAAAG GTGGTGGCAACTTCCAGGGTAAAGCTAGGGGCAGCGGCGGCGCCAGGAGTGGCGGAAATCAGAGGCACCAGCCCTACTAG
- the sqd gene encoding RNA-binding protein squid isoform X5, whose translation MANQDSAMENGEDFSQDVTTDQSMEHAHNGGGDAPPADSGSADKPGKDDDRKLFIGGLSWETTDKELREYFSKYGEIDSINVKTDSMTGRSRGFAFIVFKDAASIDKVTEAGEHTINGKKVDPKKAKARHGKIFVGGLVPELTDDDIKEYFQQYGTVLEAEMPYDKVKSQRKGFCFITFESEQVVADLLKRPKQTIKEYEVDVKKATPKPDQMSYMMGRGGRGGRGGSRANWGGGYGGYGGYNQYGYDGYGPGYDYYGGGGGYGGYGNYDYSGYSGNYANTRSPKKQWSQQQ comes from the exons ATGGCTAATCAAGACAGTGCAATGGAAAACGGAGAAGATTTTTCACAAGACGTCACCACAGATCAAAGTATGGAGCATGCACATAATGGTGGCGGTGACGCTCCGCCTGCCGATAGTGGATCCGCGGATAAACCTGGAAAAGATGACGACAG AAAGTTATTTATTGGCGGGTTAAGCTGGGAAACCACTGACA agGAGTTGCGGGAATACTTTAGCAAATATGGGGAAATCGATAGCATAAATGTAAAGACAGATTCCATGACTGGCAGGTCAAGGGGCTTTGCCTTCATCGTATTCAAAGATGCTGCCTCAATTGACAAAGTTACAGAAGCTGGAGAGCACACCATAAATGGAAAGAAAGTCGACCCAAAAAAGGCAAAAGCAAGACATGGGAAAATCTTTGTAGGGGGTTTGGTGCCTGAGCTGACTGACGATGATATCAAGGAGTACTTCCAACAATATGGAACT GTCCTCGAAGCTGAAATGCCCTATGACAAAGTGAAGAGCCAGCGAAAAGGATTCTGTTTCATCACGTTTGAGTCTGAACAAGTTGTCGCAGATTTGTTGAAAAGGCCGAAACAAACCATTAAAGAATATGAA gtTGACGTCAAAAAAGCTACACCAAAACCTGATCAAATGTCCTACATGATGGGAAGAGGAGGCCGAGGTGGTAGAGGCGGATCCAGAG ctaACTGGGGTGGTGGATATGGGGGTTATGGTGGATATAACCAATACGGCTACGATGGATACGGACCGGGATATGATTACTATGGCGGCGGCGGCGGTTATGGAGGCTACGGAAACTACGATTATTCTGGATACAGCGGAAATTACG CGAACACCCGCTCTCCAAAGAAGCAATGGTCTCAACAGCAGTAA
- the sqd gene encoding RNA-binding protein squid isoform X6, whose translation MANQDSAMENGEDFSQDVTTDQSMEHAHNGGGDAPPADSGSADKPGKDDDRKLFIGGLSWETTDKELREYFSKYGEIDSINVKTDSMTGRSRGFAFIVFKDAASIDKVTEAGEHTINGKKVDPKKAKARHGKIFVGGLVPELTDDDIKEYFQQYGTVLEAEMPYDKVKSQRKGFCFITFESEQVVADLLKRPKQTIKEYEVDVKKATPKPDQMSYMMGRGGRGGRGGSRANWGGGYGGYGGYNQYGYDGYGPGYDYYGGGGGYGGYGNYDYSGYSGNYDSPNAHENH comes from the exons ATGGCTAATCAAGACAGTGCAATGGAAAACGGAGAAGATTTTTCACAAGACGTCACCACAGATCAAAGTATGGAGCATGCACATAATGGTGGCGGTGACGCTCCGCCTGCCGATAGTGGATCCGCGGATAAACCTGGAAAAGATGACGACAG AAAGTTATTTATTGGCGGGTTAAGCTGGGAAACCACTGACA agGAGTTGCGGGAATACTTTAGCAAATATGGGGAAATCGATAGCATAAATGTAAAGACAGATTCCATGACTGGCAGGTCAAGGGGCTTTGCCTTCATCGTATTCAAAGATGCTGCCTCAATTGACAAAGTTACAGAAGCTGGAGAGCACACCATAAATGGAAAGAAAGTCGACCCAAAAAAGGCAAAAGCAAGACATGGGAAAATCTTTGTAGGGGGTTTGGTGCCTGAGCTGACTGACGATGATATCAAGGAGTACTTCCAACAATATGGAACT GTCCTCGAAGCTGAAATGCCCTATGACAAAGTGAAGAGCCAGCGAAAAGGATTCTGTTTCATCACGTTTGAGTCTGAACAAGTTGTCGCAGATTTGTTGAAAAGGCCGAAACAAACCATTAAAGAATATGAA gtTGACGTCAAAAAAGCTACACCAAAACCTGATCAAATGTCCTACATGATGGGAAGAGGAGGCCGAGGTGGTAGAGGCGGATCCAGAG ctaACTGGGGTGGTGGATATGGGGGTTATGGTGGATATAACCAATACGGCTACGATGGATACGGACCGGGATATGATTACTATGGCGGCGGCGGCGGTTATGGAGGCTACGGAAACTACGATTATTCTGGATACAGCGGAAATTACG ATTCTCCAAACGCTCATGAAAACCATTAG
- the sqd gene encoding RNA-binding protein squid isoform X3 has translation MANQDSAMENGEDFSQDVTTDQSMEHAHNGGGDAPPADSGSADKPGKDDDRKLFIGGLSWETTDKELREYFSKYGEIDSINVKTDSMTGRSRGFAFIVFKDAASIDKVTEAGEHTINGKKVDPKKAKARHGKIFVGGLVPELTDDDIKEYFQQYGTVLEAEMPYDKVKSQRKGFCFITFESEQVVADLLKRPKQTIKEYEVDVKKATPKPDQMSYMMGRGGRGGRGGSRANWGGGYGGYGGYNQYGYDGYGPGYDYYGGGGGYGGYGNYDYSGYSGNYDQGYGYEGGYGGGRSNARGKDSPNAHENH, from the exons ATGGCTAATCAAGACAGTGCAATGGAAAACGGAGAAGATTTTTCACAAGACGTCACCACAGATCAAAGTATGGAGCATGCACATAATGGTGGCGGTGACGCTCCGCCTGCCGATAGTGGATCCGCGGATAAACCTGGAAAAGATGACGACAG AAAGTTATTTATTGGCGGGTTAAGCTGGGAAACCACTGACA agGAGTTGCGGGAATACTTTAGCAAATATGGGGAAATCGATAGCATAAATGTAAAGACAGATTCCATGACTGGCAGGTCAAGGGGCTTTGCCTTCATCGTATTCAAAGATGCTGCCTCAATTGACAAAGTTACAGAAGCTGGAGAGCACACCATAAATGGAAAGAAAGTCGACCCAAAAAAGGCAAAAGCAAGACATGGGAAAATCTTTGTAGGGGGTTTGGTGCCTGAGCTGACTGACGATGATATCAAGGAGTACTTCCAACAATATGGAACT GTCCTCGAAGCTGAAATGCCCTATGACAAAGTGAAGAGCCAGCGAAAAGGATTCTGTTTCATCACGTTTGAGTCTGAACAAGTTGTCGCAGATTTGTTGAAAAGGCCGAAACAAACCATTAAAGAATATGAA gtTGACGTCAAAAAAGCTACACCAAAACCTGATCAAATGTCCTACATGATGGGAAGAGGAGGCCGAGGTGGTAGAGGCGGATCCAGAG ctaACTGGGGTGGTGGATATGGGGGTTATGGTGGATATAACCAATACGGCTACGATGGATACGGACCGGGATATGATTACTATGGCGGCGGCGGCGGTTATGGAGGCTACGGAAACTACGATTATTCTGGATACAGCGGAAATTACG ACCAAGGATATGGTTATGAAGGCGGATATGGAGGGGGACGCAGTAATGCTCGCGGAAAAG ATTCTCCAAACGCTCATGAAAACCATTAG